The following nucleotide sequence is from Pangasianodon hypophthalmus isolate fPanHyp1 chromosome 8, fPanHyp1.pri, whole genome shotgun sequence.
TGCAGGTGCAGCGAGAGGTGATGGCTCTGGTGCCAAACCTGATCTCCAACATTGAGGACATGGATGGAGATGGCAGCTGTGCCTTGGTCACAAACAGCTCACCTGgagcaggtaaacacacacacccctcacctTACTGCTACAAACAGCACATACTGTCTTTCCTGCAGTATAGTCTTGATGTTGAAGCGAGggaatgtaaatttattttgtgtgttctcttgctctctcctcACCTCTCAGTGACTGGGGGTTCCAATGGGAATGAGCAGGAGGATCCTGACCAAAACAATGTAATGTGTTGTAAACTTGCCTTATTAATTTATATGAAACATTCTCTAGTGTTGCAAAAATCTGAGCTAATGATGTGCCAAAGAGATTAGTGTTTCTTAAAACAAATCTCTACATATAGCATATAGCCTATATCTtatgtgattaccacagacaagaatttTGATGTTTCCctgtagggggaaaaaaactgtttactgaaaaaaattacttataATGTAAGACTAAAATCAGTAACTGGGGAGTAAGTAAATGTTACAgttatgttaaatgtttaacTCTTTAATTTTCTCAGAAGTTtcctttctctttgttttttacAGGAAGTTGACAGTAAAGAGCTTGTAGCCATTGACCTCGGCTTAGTCTCGCCTGCTGAACCCCCGCAGAACTCTGGAACACCTCCTGGCTCTGCATCCTCTCCCCCCTCCCATATCTTCTTCTCTCATTCCAGCACTTCGAGGGGCACCCAGCAACGCTCTTCTGTCTTATACCCCAGCCAATCCAGAGCTGGCTCAGGTTCAGGGTCGAGAGCTGCGAGCACTGACCCCCCACGCAGAGTATCAGCAGTACCTCAGGTGGCCCCCTCGGCACCAATGGAGAACTCGTTTTTGTTTCGGGACTCTCAGGGGCTGGACTCTGGGTGGGAGGCTCGCAGACAGGAGGCACTTGAGCTCGAGCACCAGCAGACCATGAGCCTGCTTctgctgcagcagtgtgtgtgggaggagaagaggagagctgcccggcagaaggagaaggcgGCGCGGGCCAAGAAGCGCTACTACCAGGCCAAACTGCACAAACTGGGGGTTGAGGTTCAGCTTTCCAGCAGCGACAGCGATGAGGGTGGAGAGCACCCCCAAATATGAGCACTGATTTTCTACAAAAGTGTCTTTTGTAGAGTCgtttatgtgtatttgtgtgttttttttttattgatatatattgagtttttttaatcttgatacaaaaacagattttatttttagtaatcATGTATTATAGGTCCAGTACGTGTCAGATTATGTCATTTGTGTCAGTATCCGTGTCAGTTTTGTGAATCAGTGCTACTCGACCTGTTTTAACTCTAAAGCCTCCTCATTTCTGTCAGTAGATCTTCCATTTAAAGTAGCTCTGGGTGCAACAAAATATGGTGGAACTCAAAGGTTATGAGACttctcaggttttttttatttcagtgttttaagaTGTTGTGGTTAGTCGATGTGAGACCTTTAAGGGCTGATGACTGATGATAGACTGAAATTGTGTTCGATTATATATTGTAgtattatctttaaaaaaatgatgttgCACAAACTGCGAACTGTTAGATGTAACAGTGACAATTTTGCTTTTACAGTGTTCATTGAGAAGGCAGGAAGTTGAGAGGAATGTGTTTTCGTGTTTTAATGTCGTAACTCTGGGTGTAAATCAGTATAATTATTCATTCTCAGggtctgtttgtctgtggaCTCCTGGCAACAGGAAGTTGTCAACAAACTTCATCAACCAATACCATTTTGAAATACTTtcaggtaaagaaaaaaaatacaagactCAAACACTGCtagcaataatttttttaatgtccaaCATATCTCTTGTACGGTTTCTGTGGTAACCAACAAGCCTCGGCAGCTGTTTTCCCCACTGGAACCCTCCACCATGTAAACGGGATAACAGACATcccataataaacacattatcaGGTGAAACAACCCCTCCAATTTgctcctgtttcttttttttcactttcttcttacccagaatgcaatgATGCATTGGTAGGAGCTCATATCAAACAATACTATGTACCAAAATGCCACACGTTGTACATTTTAACAAGTAAATTCCGCTCTCACTTGATCAgctttccaaaaaaacaaacaaaaaaatctctctctctttctctctcactcacactcacactcacacacacacacacacacacacacacaatcataaaaACAATCTGAGAGTAATGATATGACTGTTAAATTaaccttaataaataaatattaacaataaataaacaacatgtctGTACAAGATAAAAAgatacattataataaataaaatataaaaatgccataagtaaaaaaaaattaattggaGCAATTTTTGCTAGGTATGAGGTATAAAAGGAATGATCTTGGTTCTCTTATTTGGCAGAACTATTTGACAATATACTATAGGATAACTCAGGAGACGACACTgatgcattttttctttttagtgacGTATGCTGCTCGTATAAGACTCACTGCTCTCTCGCCACAGAGCGTATTCGGTTCTGTTTTGTTGTGTCCAGTGAGGCCCTTGCACTCTTTACTGCTTGAATGACACTGACAAATGCCTGTGTAAGGACTCCTTATGGTCCATTTAGTGGAGGCAGCTACAGCCGATTTAGACTCGATTCACCAGTTTCAAGAAAACTGAAAGGTACACATTCTGACAGCATCTGtacaagcacatatgaataCCAGTAactctgatttttaaaaaaaactgttagtaatattttcttatatttccaGAAAGCAACTAGATTGGACAAATGCAACATGGAGAGCTGAGTACAATGCTGTATGCCTGCTTAAAATGATCAGCAAAATTTACGGATGAAGTAAAAGCTTTGAACAAATTCTAACTAATACTTGTTTGGTCTGAATTGAAGTACTgaaatttatttagcattacTGTTCTGAATTGAAATTCAAGCAGGCAGGCATACAGGATGCCCAAAAGGACAGGCATAGTTTTACAacttgtttttcatgtttttcgcttgtatttcatgttcatttttacCTTCATCTTCCGATCAAACCAGCTGCCTTAAAACATCTCCTTAATTCACAATCATATTGGTCAAATCACATCTCTTGgtttaaaatacttttacaaTCGCTACTGCTGGCATTTCGCACTAAATCACACATCAGGATTGTTGACTCCCTCAGTGAACCAATCCAAGCCTCTGATCCCAATATATTTAGGTAACAAAGACACGTATATGAGAactgttctgaaaaaaaaaaagtttgggaatGGTTCATGATGGGTGTGGGAATGGTTTAAGATTCCTCTTCATTGAGACctcatattcactcactcattgaCCCCAAATGCCAGACACAATCTGTAAAAACAACAGATCTTTCatcttgaatgaaaaaaaaatacaaaactgtataaaaaggttatatacatatttttttccttctctgacCGGCCCTCTCAGTATTTGTCCTTCACTGATGGTGGGAATCAcctcattttcttcttcctgctcACCCTGTAACTCCCCTTGGCCTTGGGAGGCTGTTATAAAATATGACTGTAAACCATCAGATTGAAGATTCGACCCCACTGTCTCTTAATCAGTCACGCTCTCAGGTCCTCCAGTATCCCAGAATGCACCTAAACTTTCTTTCTGCTGTCCTACTGTGCCCATGAGCAGACATGCATCATGGGACTGATGAGATGTCATCAGGACTGTCCATCACTTCTGTGGGCTCTAAATGAGGGAGACGAAATATAGAAAGGAGTACGGAGTTAAACAAAAAAGATAAGGACAAAGTACAAAATAATACCAATGGACATATGAAACTactgaaacacaacaaaaagaGGAAAGGGGACTTACTCTGAGTCTGGGGACACTTCAGAGATGCTTTGTGAGGTTGCAGAGTGAGGCGGTGGGGATGGGGAAGGACCAGCAGCTGCAGAGGCGGGGTTAGGAGGCGGAGTCAGTACCGTGGAATTGAACGAGGCTAGGATAGAGGAAAGAATGTCCAGGTGCTCATTAGAAGGTTGGCGACTGGGCGGAGCTCCGGGGGCCGTTGCAGGTGTGGGGTACCTACATAGAGGGGCGGAGTCTAATCTGCCATGCCGTGAGTGCAGGGCTTCTTGAGGTTCCTCTGTGATTGGTGGAGGGGGAGAGGATGTAGAGTGAGACTCTGGGTGTGAGAGCTGACGTGGGGGCAGAGTTCGGAGCCACTCGCGGCATGGTTGTGGCACCGTTCCTACACCCCCATTCGAATCTAGCTGCTCCCGGGAACAGCTGAGGTGCTCTCTGGATGCCTGCTGCCTCATTAGTGTGCTCAGTGGCACTCTCATACCTCCTAAAGAACCTCCTTCCATTCCTGTTAGGCCCCCTACACCAACTAttcctgccccaagatcctctCTTGAGGCATGGATGCTGTGGACGGGGCCTAGATGTTCTCTGGAACCGAGCTCACGGCGACGCGGCAGGAGGTCAAGGTTGTCGCGAGACCGTTGACGCCGTGCGAGCGAGTCCAAGTGCTCGCGGGAGGAGTAGCGTGAGGCTGGCTGGGACAGAGAGCCCGTGCCCGAGCACATGCGGCCGTAAGAGGCGGCTGGAACACCCCGGTGGCCCAGCGTGGACGTGCGATACCACGAGAGCTCGCTGGGCACACGACCCACTGAAGACAAACCCTGCAGTGCTGGAGGACAACCAAGACGGTTCTTTAAGATACCTGGAGAAAGGGGAGGCAGATAAAGAATGTCAGTGAGCTGAATTTGATTATTCATTTGATTACGCATTTGTATGTTACCTATGTAGAAAGGtctaaatgaaaagaaaaaaaaaaaatcacatcacaccacagctCAAACAAAATGATTCTGAGGTTGCACAAAGGGGAACaatgtgctttccagtttctttgCTAATTAGAAAGACGTGAACATCATCTGCTCCCTCCAGCAAACCTTGcactaatgtacactatatgatAAATGACCAACACACCCATAGGTACTTgtcgaacatcccattccaaaaccatgggtaTTAATAAGGAGTCCTGTTGTCCTCCACcggatggtcaggtgtccaaaaacttttggccatatagtgtagatacaTAGGTGCTCCACGCCAGCCTTCTAGCCAACACCTGGACTTTTTCTCTATCTCCTCTATCCTGACCTCCCAACCCTGTCATGATAGTCTTTGGGCAACTTCTTCTAATCTCACTCTTTATGATAAGCAGATCTCTGGTTTCACTCATGATTAAGCTCCCATGGTTAATCAGCAGAGTCTCTTTTTGTCTAACTTTTCCTAAATGTAGTAACAGTGAGCCAAAAATTGCATAGTTGTGCATCTTCCAAAATAGTACAAATGAACAAGTTACATGTTACTTTATTGAAAGTGTAAATTGACCCACCTCGTGTTGGTCACCTAATCACTGCTTAGCCACTGTTGCTAGCAGTTTTGAAGAGTACCAGCATTTTGCATGGAAGAGTTTGAATTTAAAGCTTAAGATTAAAGGATGTTCAACCCTGGTGTcaactgtatgtgtatgtgtggtcAAATTTAGACCTCAATATCAGCTAAAAACAGACACATAACCAATGTCATGTCTATCTGCTCAAAGATGTCTAAACATCATGTGTCTACTCGGTTATAGTGCTGTCACTGGCTGGATGCGTATCTCGGTTTGTGAGTAAGAGTCCTGACTTCAGGAGCTGCCCTCCTGgctcttggcaccctatttgtacttgtgcatgtgtgtttcacCTTTGcggtgtctgtgcatgtgtgttggtCCGTTCTCGTCCCCGCTGGTGAGTGCAGCGTCTGCCTGATTGTTATTGGCTGCATCTTTGCTGTAATCGGCCCCGAGACGGCGCTCCGAACCCCATTTTTGCAGGGAGTGAACCTCACAGCCCTCCAACGCAGGCCAATAGGAGAGCAGGTCATTTCCATCCAGATCTGACACGGAAACAACACACCATGCTATTGGCCGGCAAACAATGCTTAGTATGAAATAGAAGTTTCTAGGGCTGCACTAAGGTCTACTCTATTTGCTGTAGTATTTCCTTATTGGTTTTAAACCAGGCTAATGTTACCTCGAGGGCAACACAAGATTTTTAACTTCTCCCGTTTTCATCAGTGTCAAAGCAAAATGATAGAACAAGATGCTCTTCAAAGGCCCGAATGTTCTGCTTGATTTAGCAGAGACAGTGTACTTTACTTATATTGAATTATATAGCACTTTTGGTGGTGTGTATGCAAACAGCACCTACCAGAAGACATACTAATAGTACCTTTGGCGCCATTGTGGGTGGGGTCAGTGAGCAATCTCTCACTGTGATTGGTGCGTTTGAAACGCCGTTGGATCCGTCCACGTAGACGCACGTTATCCTCACTCTCAGAAGATGGAATGGACAaactcctctcctcctccagaGAGAGATCAGAGTCTGAGTCTGAGTCCTCACCTGATGCAAAGAAGACAGAGTGAGACgaggagagagagtaaaagagtgTGAATTCACAAAAAGACATATGTGTGAGTAAAATCTGAAAGAAATACCATATAACAAAAACTAGGGTATTATTATAAGTGGCATGGAGGGTATTATGTGGGTTTACCTCCGTCACGGTGGAACATGGCCACATCAAGGTCAGTGGCTCCCTTGTGACCCAGCATGTGCTCAGCAGTCTGCCGTGCTAGAAGGTTTTCCCTACtcaataattaaacaataaacgaacaaaacaacacaaagataaaaaaaaaaacaaaaaaacagaaagttaGTAAACCGAGCCTAAATGGTCTTATCTTTAGAAAATAATGATGTATCTCAGCTGTTTTAATTTAGGAATTAAGGGGTAGAATTATAAAATGAAGCATTAATTACTTAAAGAACGGCAGTGACAGGCAATTTGTTTGGTGTTTGCTTAAGAAAAGATTTGTTATTAGATTTATTCTTTAACCTACTTAGCTAATAATTCTTTTACAGCATGACAAATGAGTTGAGCTTCTTTatcaataaaaacatatataatataatgtgataGTATAATCAGtgaaaatgtgtcttttttattatattgctgTCACAGATTTTGTAGAGGAAGTGCAGATTTTATTGCAGAAGGTGcaacaaaaacaaccaaaacagtgaaaacaagaactaTAAACATAAGGAATGGCTGCAAGGCAAAAACAGGCAGACTGTGATTAAGGCTGTGGAACACACAccgccacacacacagcacaacaacaaaaacctggCCCAGAAACCCCCAGAAACCAGAACTTAAGTAGGGGTGCTTATTAGGgttaacacaaaacaggtgtggGTGATCAGTGGGACAtgtgacatggtcatgtgacatgctggggctgatgggtaatgtagttcagcGCCGATTTTGAACTTCTTAAATGATGAAGGTGTAAGTAGGCTTAACTTGCTCTTTTTTGGTTAGTTTCAGAGCATAATAATGAGCATAATAATTGTTTGTAAATGTGCTGGATTTCATTAAATCTGAatcaggattttcatgaatctCAGTTACATGATCTCAGAAATCCTGTGTGctttcatgttcattttcagCTGCTGGGAATAACTGAGTTAATAAATGAGTGGGAGtagcaggggtggacaaattataaatgtataagttagcccaccaggcaagtaaaagctccagggTGCTTCCCAGTGCCCATGTTTTGCTTGCCCATATACTTCACTGAGACTAGACTAAAAGGTGGTAgctaataatgtaataacatacagcgagcattaatacagactatgAGAAACAAACAAGTATGTGAATTCCTGTGGAAGGG
It contains:
- the LOC113528372 gene encoding fibrinogen silencer-binding protein encodes the protein MKMLTTMTYRMPNFTLEQKLYLLRKIHSVVDAVQDFRKDTNTTVYRNAVWAELAQAFNEAFPNRPPSSVGSLKTLWKRLKVECRVALQRRQEQQAAGMPLTALTQVQREVMALVPNLISNIEDMDGDGSCALVTNSSPGAVTGGSNGNEQEDPDQNNEVDSKELVAIDLGLVSPAEPPQNSGTPPGSASSPPSHIFFSHSSTSRGTQQRSSVLYPSQSRAGSGSGSRAASTDPPRRVSAVPQVAPSAPMENSFLFRDSQGLDSGWEARRQEALELEHQQTMSLLLLQQCVWEEKRRAARQKEKAARAKKRYYQAKLHKLGVEVQLSSSDSDEGGEHPQI